The following proteins are co-located in the Citricoccus sp. K5 genome:
- a CDS encoding VRR-NUC domain-containing protein, with amino-acid sequence MTTLSATGRLPAGHPIHTLTEKQLQGTITDMATLLGWRWFHVHDSRRSPAGFPDLVLVHPGQGRTLWRELKTAKGRVSPDQKVWLADLVAAGEDADVWRPADLASGRVLAELRGQG; translated from the coding sequence ATGACCACCCTTAGCGCCACCGGCCGACTCCCCGCAGGACACCCCATCCACACCCTCACCGAGAAGCAACTCCAAGGCACCATCACCGACATGGCCACCCTGCTCGGCTGGCGCTGGTTCCATGTGCACGATTCCCGACGCTCACCTGCAGGCTTCCCGGATTTGGTGCTGGTTCATCCGGGGCAGGGGCGGACACTGTGGCGGGAGTTGAAGACGGCGAAGGGCCGGGTGTCCCCCGACCAGAAGGTGTGGTTGGCAGACCTCGTGGCGGCTGGGGAAGACGCCGACGTGTGGCGGCCGGCTGACCTTGCGTCGGGTCGGGTGCTGGCTGAGTTGCGTGGACAGGGTTGA
- a CDS encoding phage tail tape measure protein: MADEVVRSRFEAETSGYDRAMERSAKVTDKFADSADKAGKATEQSAQKQERAAQNAAKAQDRSADAAGRLRVAQQKLNDARTSGDTTRIVAAEEGVAKAQRDVERTAQEAASAQDALQRELAGSGDAAQQSTGKFERLSKAVKDHRGDMEQVGTVALAAGAGLTAAAAGMGKAAMDWETAWVGVNKTVDGSAEEMAALEGELRTLATTLPATHTEIAAVAEAAGQLGIAREDVAAFTRTMIDLGETTNLTAEEAATTLAQFMNIMGTSADDIDNLGSSLVALGNDGASTEKDILMMGMRVAAVGKQMGMSEDQVMALASAMSSVGIEAEAGGTAISMVMKKIDTSVREGGDSLTGWAEAAGVSAEEFANAWQNRPAEAMVMLTSGLGDVAANGGDVNGMLADLGVKGVREADTMLRLAQSGDLLAESFETGAESFASASALADEASKRYETAESRIAVSWNKIKDSAIDAGGAILPVVATVTESIGGIAEVFSALPDPVKAGLGALTGAGGIALLAAGGFLTLAPRVVDTVDAMRGLGVTGARAKSALRIGGIATGAAVGITALVTGLTALYNSTRDAAPGVEEVANATLKLNEAGDSADLDSKFDFSGITTHVNGFGDALKRIDLSNPIKHVQSFGDTVFQQDNVMSQVRDTITSLDQALATMDAESAAQQMNALRIEAESVGRMDLSSWTELQRVFPEYAKGVEAAANATGQATSEADLFQAAMGNLPAHMQAVAEGGEAAGEGAAAGAEGINELGEAAEETEESLSDIVDAMMTLGVINRDAQAATDAHQQSLRDLAESFKENGMSIEGNTEKAAANRAATREVAETAWDAAAALAEQGAAHGDVRAELESGYAALYETARASGMNATAAEEWAKAQLGIDRDVEVSTWMDESAARMAEFTGQAVEAIPGYKGVTVAVSEDGTAGSVQEKINEVTGKTEHIFVTEDGTTIDVQAKIRNINGVERTVWVDDNGTVYGTQQDINNIEGTDVVARAHAETAAAEREFAQLARTRSVKFVASGLNNLSSSLSGMMNRFGGYTGGMVGRDFGLPRLANGGRLPYYGLGTDTILGIGSHGRPTALVDDGEFVEPEPMTRKYLGVLEAIRVDHPSIQHLAGLQGGGTVGREWSGSSINVGLDYERLEASLGGRGGPQINLGGIHTIDPTAAAKVAVGDLQHALEVNGL, translated from the coding sequence GTGGCGGATGAAGTCGTACGGTCACGGTTCGAGGCCGAAACCTCCGGGTACGACCGGGCGATGGAGCGGTCCGCGAAGGTCACCGACAAGTTCGCCGACTCCGCAGACAAGGCCGGCAAGGCCACCGAGCAGTCAGCGCAGAAGCAAGAGCGGGCCGCTCAGAATGCCGCCAAGGCCCAGGACCGTTCCGCTGACGCCGCCGGCCGCCTCCGCGTCGCCCAGCAGAAGCTCAACGACGCCCGCACCAGCGGCGACACCACCCGCATCGTTGCCGCCGAGGAAGGCGTGGCCAAGGCACAGCGCGACGTTGAGCGCACCGCCCAGGAAGCCGCATCCGCCCAGGACGCCCTGCAACGTGAGCTCGCTGGATCCGGGGACGCCGCACAGCAGTCAACCGGCAAGTTCGAGCGTCTCTCCAAGGCCGTCAAGGACCACCGCGGCGACATGGAGCAGGTGGGTACCGTCGCCCTCGCCGCCGGGGCCGGACTGACTGCCGCTGCGGCTGGCATGGGTAAAGCCGCCATGGACTGGGAGACCGCGTGGGTCGGCGTCAATAAGACCGTCGATGGATCAGCCGAAGAAATGGCAGCCCTCGAGGGCGAGCTCCGGACCCTCGCCACCACCCTGCCGGCCACCCACACGGAAATCGCGGCCGTCGCCGAGGCAGCCGGCCAGCTCGGCATCGCACGGGAAGACGTGGCCGCGTTCACCCGCACCATGATCGACCTCGGCGAGACCACCAACCTCACCGCCGAAGAGGCCGCCACCACCCTCGCTCAGTTCATGAACATCATGGGCACCAGCGCGGACGACATCGACAACCTCGGATCCTCCCTCGTGGCCCTCGGCAACGACGGCGCCAGCACCGAGAAGGACATCCTCATGATGGGGATGCGCGTCGCCGCCGTCGGCAAGCAGATGGGCATGTCTGAGGACCAGGTCATGGCCCTGGCCTCCGCGATGTCCTCCGTGGGCATCGAAGCTGAGGCTGGCGGTACCGCCATATCCATGGTGATGAAGAAGATCGACACCTCCGTCCGTGAAGGCGGGGACTCCCTCACCGGGTGGGCCGAAGCGGCCGGTGTCTCCGCAGAGGAGTTCGCCAACGCCTGGCAGAACCGCCCCGCCGAGGCCATGGTCATGCTCACCTCCGGGCTGGGAGACGTTGCCGCCAACGGTGGAGACGTGAACGGCATGCTCGCCGACCTCGGCGTGAAGGGTGTCCGTGAGGCAGACACCATGCTTCGCCTGGCCCAGTCCGGGGATCTGCTCGCCGAGTCCTTCGAAACTGGCGCCGAGTCATTCGCGTCCGCGTCCGCCCTGGCCGACGAGGCCTCCAAGCGGTACGAGACCGCAGAGTCCCGCATCGCCGTGTCCTGGAACAAGATCAAGGACTCCGCGATCGACGCCGGCGGGGCCATCCTGCCCGTCGTCGCGACCGTGACCGAGTCCATCGGTGGCATTGCCGAGGTGTTCTCCGCCCTGCCTGACCCGGTGAAGGCCGGACTGGGAGCCCTGACCGGTGCCGGTGGCATCGCCTTGTTGGCCGCCGGCGGGTTCCTTACCCTCGCCCCCCGAGTCGTGGACACCGTCGACGCCATGCGCGGCCTCGGTGTCACCGGCGCCCGGGCAAAGTCGGCACTCCGTATCGGTGGTATCGCCACCGGTGCCGCGGTCGGAATCACTGCCCTCGTGACCGGCCTGACCGCCCTCTACAACTCCACACGAGACGCTGCACCTGGCGTGGAGGAAGTCGCCAACGCCACGCTGAAACTCAACGAGGCCGGCGACTCGGCCGACCTGGACAGCAAGTTCGACTTCTCCGGAATCACCACCCACGTCAACGGGTTCGGTGACGCGCTCAAGCGCATCGACCTGTCCAACCCGATCAAGCACGTCCAGTCCTTCGGCGACACCGTCTTCCAGCAGGACAACGTCATGTCACAGGTGCGGGACACCATCACGTCCCTGGACCAAGCGCTGGCCACCATGGACGCCGAATCGGCAGCGCAACAGATGAACGCCCTGCGCATCGAAGCGGAGTCCGTTGGCCGCATGGACCTGTCCTCCTGGACCGAACTGCAACGGGTATTCCCGGAGTACGCGAAGGGCGTGGAGGCCGCGGCCAACGCCACCGGGCAGGCCACGTCCGAGGCGGACCTGTTCCAGGCCGCCATGGGCAACCTCCCGGCGCACATGCAGGCCGTCGCCGAGGGCGGAGAAGCCGCAGGCGAGGGAGCCGCGGCCGGCGCCGAAGGAATCAACGAGCTCGGAGAAGCGGCCGAGGAAACCGAAGAGTCCCTGTCGGACATCGTGGACGCCATGATGACCCTCGGTGTCATCAACCGCGACGCGCAGGCGGCCACCGATGCTCACCAGCAGTCCCTCCGGGACCTGGCCGAGTCGTTCAAGGAGAACGGCATGTCCATCGAAGGGAACACCGAGAAGGCCGCGGCCAACCGCGCCGCCACCCGCGAGGTCGCCGAGACCGCGTGGGACGCTGCGGCGGCCCTGGCAGAGCAGGGGGCCGCGCACGGAGATGTTCGTGCCGAGCTCGAGTCCGGGTATGCCGCCCTGTACGAGACAGCGCGTGCCTCTGGGATGAATGCCACGGCCGCCGAGGAATGGGCTAAGGCCCAGCTTGGCATCGACCGGGACGTGGAAGTGTCCACGTGGATGGATGAGTCTGCTGCTCGTATGGCCGAGTTCACCGGGCAGGCTGTCGAAGCCATCCCTGGGTACAAGGGCGTTACCGTCGCTGTGTCCGAAGACGGCACCGCCGGCTCCGTGCAGGAGAAAATCAACGAGGTCACCGGCAAGACGGAGCACATCTTCGTCACCGAGGACGGAACGACGATCGATGTCCAGGCGAAGATCCGGAACATCAACGGTGTCGAACGCACCGTCTGGGTTGATGACAACGGCACCGTGTACGGGACCCAGCAGGACATCAACAACATCGAGGGCACCGACGTGGTCGCCCGCGCCCATGCCGAGACCGCGGCTGCTGAGCGTGAGTTCGCCCAGTTGGCCCGGACCCGGTCAGTGAAGTTCGTGGCGTCCGGGCTGAACAACCTGAGCAGTTCCCTGTCCGGGATGATGAACCGCTTCGGTGGCTACACAGGCGGCATGGTGGGTCGAGACTTCGGCCTGCCGCGCCTGGCCAATGGCGGGCGCCTGCCCTACTACGGGTTGGGCACGGACACCATCCTCGGCATTGGGTCCCACGGAAGGCCGACAGCCCTTGTGGATGATGGCGAATTTGTGGAGCCGGAGCCTATGACGCGGAAATACCTCGGAGTGCTTGAGGCGATCCGGGTGGATCACCCATCCATCCAGCACCTCGCCGGACTGCAGGGCGGGGGCACGGTGGGCCGGGAGTGGTCGGGGTCCTCGATTAACGTCGGCCTCGACTACGAACGACTGGAGGCGTCACTGGGTGGGCGTGGCGGTCCGCAGATCAATCTCGGGGGCATCCACACCATTGATCCGACAGCGGCGGCCAAGGTCGCTGTGGGGGATCTGCAGCACGCATTGGAGGTCAACGGACTATGA
- a CDS encoding helix-turn-helix domain-containing protein produces MANPLPGTIGSRIRKARETLGLNQDMFRIRLAKNGLTISQGTLSKIESGVRELRLHESPALCSTLGVTLDHLAGVADQDPNRIQVTDGDRFDFHLRSLVDLLADMNLAVSAKQHLSLQDLAERFAIPEKTLYVWRTNGSGPKGFRVGKHVRYRIEDVEAWEQEQVEAGDDR; encoded by the coding sequence ATGGCCAACCCACTCCCCGGCACGATCGGCTCCCGAATCCGGAAGGCCCGCGAAACGCTCGGACTGAACCAGGACATGTTCCGCATCCGACTCGCCAAGAACGGCTTGACCATCTCACAGGGCACGCTCTCCAAGATCGAATCAGGAGTCCGTGAACTGCGGCTCCACGAATCGCCGGCCCTTTGCTCCACCCTCGGCGTCACCCTGGACCACCTCGCTGGCGTTGCGGATCAAGACCCCAATCGCATCCAGGTCACGGACGGCGACCGCTTTGACTTCCATCTCCGGTCACTCGTTGACCTATTGGCTGACATGAATCTCGCTGTCTCCGCCAAGCAACACCTCTCGCTGCAGGACTTGGCTGAACGGTTCGCCATCCCGGAGAAGACTCTCTACGTATGGCGCACCAACGGCTCCGGCCCCAAGGGATTCCGGGTCGGGAAACACGTCCGCTACCGCATCGAGGACGTCGAAGCCTGGGAGCAGGAGCAGGTCGAGGCAGGTGACGACCGATGA
- a CDS encoding helix-turn-helix transcriptional regulator: MSKHFDDRVRERREELGMTLTELAERAGYGGHQAIIRIENEGSVGIEKAVKIADILGSPLDELTGRYPVAQVLMEKKGQREMARDLIEHLEGYLA; encoded by the coding sequence ATGAGCAAGCACTTTGACGACCGCGTGCGCGAGCGACGCGAAGAACTGGGCATGACGTTGACCGAGCTTGCCGAGAGAGCCGGCTACGGCGGTCACCAGGCGATCATTCGAATCGAGAACGAAGGGTCAGTCGGGATCGAGAAGGCAGTCAAGATCGCCGACATCCTCGGCTCCCCCCTCGATGAACTGACCGGCCGATACCCGGTTGCGCAAGTACTCATGGAGAAGAAGGGCCAACGCGAAATGGCGCGGGACCTCATCGAGCACTTGGAGGGATACCTCGCATGA
- a CDS encoding HK97-gp10 family putative phage morphogenesis protein: protein MGAGDDIRAHANRLQTAPGKLRPMVVAATVKATIDTANGARELAPVDTGMLKGSITTETGTDGSAVYGQVEAGVNYAAYVEHGTSRMAPQPYMSPAFEKNSAKWLEALGQLGGKAVT, encoded by the coding sequence ATGGGTGCAGGCGACGACATTCGGGCCCACGCCAACCGGCTACAGACCGCCCCGGGGAAACTCCGGCCCATGGTCGTGGCCGCCACCGTGAAGGCCACGATCGACACCGCCAACGGAGCCCGGGAACTGGCGCCGGTGGACACAGGCATGCTCAAGGGTTCCATCACCACGGAGACCGGAACCGACGGCAGCGCCGTCTATGGCCAGGTAGAGGCCGGCGTGAACTATGCCGCGTACGTCGAGCACGGCACGTCCCGCATGGCACCCCAGCCCTATATGTCCCCGGCATTCGAGAAGAACAGCGCGAAGTGGTTGGAAGCCCTCGGCCAGCTCGGCGGGAAGGCGGTCACCTGA
- a CDS encoding Mu-like prophage major head subunit gpT family protein, with translation MTILNTEELLLAEGWEKRNAPSQGFLTNMVEAAKLFNDGMKRGNPFKKAMLSEALTRGDFNIYLGAAFDREMLAKYEDLTPEWQKLARATTVKDFKPKTFVDLFGGRGALDEVKEGAEYKERNKDAAKYELAVKKFGNLFKLTWELIVNDDLDGLTQLPADLAQGAIETEDKAAFEAFVSAAGPKADFFKSANGNAVDNKPLTRANLQAAYVAISKRKDKNGNPSRVANSKMQLVVPAALMFEAEQLVSTPTIPNPEGGSGMIPNPLAGKFTVVVSDYLTVVNTSAKADTTWYLLPAPTASRPALVVAKLRGQENPDIRVKADQGQRLTGGAISPEEGSFGDDTIAYRGRHVVGAGTLDPMLTYASTGS, from the coding sequence ATGACCATTCTCAACACCGAAGAACTCCTCCTGGCCGAAGGCTGGGAGAAGCGCAACGCCCCCTCGCAGGGCTTCCTCACCAACATGGTCGAGGCCGCCAAGCTATTCAACGACGGCATGAAGCGGGGCAACCCCTTCAAGAAGGCCATGCTGTCTGAGGCGCTCACCCGGGGTGACTTCAACATCTACCTCGGCGCCGCCTTCGACCGGGAGATGCTTGCCAAGTACGAGGATCTGACCCCGGAGTGGCAGAAGCTCGCCCGGGCCACCACCGTGAAGGACTTCAAGCCGAAGACCTTTGTCGACCTGTTCGGCGGCCGTGGTGCCCTCGATGAGGTCAAGGAGGGTGCCGAGTACAAGGAGCGGAACAAGGACGCGGCCAAGTACGAACTGGCCGTGAAGAAGTTCGGCAACCTGTTCAAGCTGACCTGGGAGCTCATCGTCAACGATGACCTCGACGGCCTGACTCAGCTGCCGGCCGACCTGGCCCAGGGCGCAATCGAGACCGAGGACAAGGCCGCCTTCGAGGCATTCGTGTCCGCCGCCGGTCCGAAGGCAGACTTCTTCAAGTCCGCCAACGGCAACGCCGTGGACAACAAGCCGCTCACCCGCGCCAACCTGCAGGCCGCCTACGTGGCGATCAGCAAGCGCAAGGACAAGAACGGCAACCCGTCCCGGGTGGCCAACTCCAAGATGCAGCTGGTTGTCCCCGCTGCCCTGATGTTCGAGGCCGAGCAGCTGGTGTCCACCCCGACGATCCCGAACCCCGAGGGCGGGTCCGGGATGATTCCGAACCCGCTGGCCGGCAAGTTCACCGTCGTGGTGTCGGACTACCTGACTGTGGTGAACACCTCGGCCAAGGCGGACACCACCTGGTACCTGCTGCCCGCTCCGACGGCGTCGCGTCCGGCCCTCGTGGTCGCCAAGCTCCGCGGCCAGGAGAACCCGGACATCCGGGTCAAGGCCGACCAGGGCCAGCGCCTCACTGGTGGGGCCATCTCCCCGGAGGAAGGCTCGTTCGGCGATGACACGATCGCCTACCGCGGCCGCCACGTCGTGGGCGCCGGCACCCTGGATCCGATGCTGACGTACGCGTCCACCGGTTCCTGA
- a CDS encoding HGGxSTG domain-containing protein yields MTEPDPYTPGQTAENGRPICGAKKKDGNPCGASPAKGATRCRRHGGNTPQAKGKAKARVTTEKAGRALRNLGYDSEAENINPAEALLRLVSDKYREVAWLRMQVDHIQAGNNPGGTTPLVWGVTGHEFGVGPDGPIDKTTESSDLNIYVRWLHTAEDQLARYASAALKAGVEQRQLDIREAEALIFVGAINSILTALQLTTEQQQLVPTIVPQALRALEGRTA; encoded by the coding sequence ATGACCGAGCCTGACCCCTACACCCCCGGCCAGACGGCGGAGAACGGGCGGCCGATCTGTGGGGCTAAGAAGAAGGACGGCAACCCATGCGGTGCATCCCCAGCGAAGGGTGCCACTCGGTGCCGGCGGCATGGCGGGAACACGCCACAGGCGAAGGGGAAGGCCAAAGCCCGGGTCACCACGGAGAAGGCCGGCCGTGCCCTCCGGAACCTCGGCTACGACTCCGAGGCCGAGAACATCAACCCCGCCGAAGCCCTCCTACGGCTCGTGTCCGACAAGTACCGGGAAGTCGCCTGGCTCCGCATGCAAGTCGACCACATCCAAGCGGGCAACAACCCCGGCGGCACCACGCCCCTCGTCTGGGGCGTCACCGGCCACGAATTCGGCGTCGGACCCGACGGCCCCATCGACAAGACCACAGAGTCGTCGGACCTGAACATCTACGTGCGCTGGCTCCACACCGCCGAAGACCAACTCGCCCGGTACGCGTCCGCCGCGCTCAAGGCGGGCGTCGAACAACGCCAGTTGGATATCCGCGAAGCCGAAGCGCTGATCTTCGTCGGAGCCATCAACTCCATCCTCACCGCATTGCAGCTCACCACCGAGCAACAGCAGCTCGTCCCCACCATCGTGCCTCAGGCACTACGGGCACTCGAAGGCAGGACCGCATGA
- the terL gene encoding phage terminase large subunit has product MAAASVWELAAQKFEKTAPEYASPLDMATALDPRVVRTPALDLINQRLVETMNKPDGRLIISMPPQEGKSQLGSRRFPLWALTQNPDLRVAIASYEANIARRWGRVIRDDLNQYTDRLGLRVRPDLASQAEWQLANQEGGVFTAGVGGAMTGRPVDLMIIDDPVKGREQADSPTIQEKTWTWWTDTVLTRLAPGAPVILILTRWSENDLAGKLLDDEPDVWEFLNIPAQAEGDNDPLGRDPDEFMISARGRTTAQWEARKRSSGPVTWASLYQGRPSPAEGGIFPTDWPTYDTPIWVQHDDGRRTVPGIDREDHELIQSWDLAFKGGDRSDFVVGQVWLRVGADVYLLDQIRGRMDFNRTLQAVKDMTAKWPQAGAKFIEDKANGPAVINSLSQSIPGIIPVEPEGGKVARANAISPFAHAKNIHLPAAALLSNVQDLRDEALNFPNAAHDDTIDGMTQAVNQLLLRPLTGGPQDLDELVPDTEMDWSLSPY; this is encoded by the coding sequence ATGGCAGCGGCATCCGTGTGGGAGCTGGCGGCCCAGAAGTTCGAGAAGACGGCGCCCGAGTACGCCAGCCCCTTGGACATGGCCACCGCCCTCGACCCTCGAGTGGTCCGCACCCCAGCACTGGACCTCATCAACCAGCGCCTCGTGGAGACCATGAACAAGCCGGACGGCCGGCTCATCATCTCCATGCCACCCCAGGAGGGCAAGAGCCAGCTCGGCTCCCGCCGCTTCCCCCTCTGGGCCCTGACCCAGAACCCCGATCTGCGCGTGGCCATCGCCTCCTACGAGGCCAACATCGCCCGCCGCTGGGGCCGCGTCATCCGCGACGACCTCAACCAGTACACCGACCGGCTGGGCCTCCGCGTCCGCCCCGACCTGGCCTCACAGGCCGAATGGCAGCTGGCCAACCAAGAGGGCGGCGTCTTCACTGCTGGTGTCGGTGGGGCCATGACCGGCCGCCCCGTGGACCTCATGATCATCGACGACCCCGTGAAGGGCCGCGAGCAGGCCGACTCCCCCACCATCCAGGAGAAGACCTGGACATGGTGGACCGACACCGTCCTGACCCGCCTCGCCCCCGGCGCCCCGGTCATCCTCATCTTGACCCGCTGGTCCGAGAACGACCTCGCAGGGAAGCTCCTCGACGATGAGCCGGACGTGTGGGAGTTCCTCAACATCCCAGCCCAAGCCGAAGGCGACAACGACCCCCTCGGCCGTGATCCTGACGAGTTCATGATCTCCGCCCGTGGCCGCACCACCGCCCAGTGGGAAGCCCGCAAGCGCTCATCCGGCCCCGTCACCTGGGCCAGTCTCTACCAGGGCCGGCCTTCCCCGGCTGAGGGTGGGATCTTCCCCACCGACTGGCCGACCTACGACACGCCCATCTGGGTGCAGCACGACGACGGGCGCCGAACCGTCCCCGGAATCGACCGTGAAGACCACGAGCTCATCCAGTCGTGGGACCTCGCATTCAAGGGCGGCGACCGGTCGGACTTCGTAGTCGGACAGGTCTGGTTGCGAGTCGGAGCCGACGTGTACCTGCTGGACCAGATCCGTGGCCGCATGGACTTCAACCGAACCCTCCAGGCCGTGAAGGACATGACCGCGAAGTGGCCACAGGCCGGCGCGAAGTTCATCGAGGACAAAGCGAACGGCCCCGCGGTGATCAACAGTCTGTCCCAGTCCATCCCCGGGATAATCCCGGTGGAACCCGAGGGCGGCAAGGTGGCCCGCGCCAACGCCATCAGCCCGTTCGCGCACGCCAAGAACATCCACCTGCCAGCCGCGGCCCTGCTGTCCAACGTCCAGGACCTCCGGGACGAGGCCCTCAACTTCCCGAACGCCGCCCACGACGACACGATCGACGGCATGACCCAGGCAGTCAACCAGCTACTCCTGCGCCCGCTCACCGGCGGCCCGCAAGACCTGGATGAACTGGTCCCCGACACAGAGATGGATTGGTCCCTCTCCCCCTACTGA
- a CDS encoding phage minor head protein, giving the protein MAVTDEVVQLVRASRDRTVELTDQQVVAITRGWVDAWDELTPKFADALTVLLATDADTIPASVIAKDRRLAQALAAARSRLDELAALTKVTITNDLGTAVLDAVDAHLASLQAQLPPEAPGVTLGTLNDDTLDAIVARSTQQIASTTAALAPAAEAAMRAELIRGITVGDNPNTVARRIMTRTEGAFNGGLARAARIARTEMLDAGRAASRASAQVNRDLITARIWIASLDSRTCGSCLAQHGTEWPVDQFGPEDHQQGRCTFVDKTKTWAELGFTGIEDDEPDRPAERDDWWNSLTEETQDRALGKTRADLLRNGDVTWADLSTRHESPDWRPSYSLTPVKDLLPQ; this is encoded by the coding sequence ATGGCTGTAACCGATGAGGTTGTGCAGCTGGTGCGGGCATCCCGTGACCGGACCGTAGAACTCACCGACCAGCAGGTCGTCGCCATCACCCGAGGATGGGTCGATGCCTGGGACGAGCTCACCCCCAAGTTTGCCGACGCTCTCACCGTCTTGCTGGCCACGGACGCCGACACCATCCCAGCCAGCGTGATCGCGAAAGACCGGCGCCTCGCCCAAGCCCTGGCCGCCGCTCGGTCCCGCCTGGACGAGCTCGCCGCCCTGACCAAGGTGACCATCACCAACGACCTCGGCACCGCAGTCCTGGACGCCGTAGACGCGCACCTCGCCTCACTGCAAGCCCAACTCCCGCCCGAGGCCCCCGGGGTCACGCTCGGCACCCTGAACGATGACACCCTGGACGCCATCGTGGCCCGCTCCACCCAGCAGATCGCATCCACCACCGCAGCACTCGCCCCGGCCGCTGAGGCAGCCATGCGCGCCGAGCTCATCCGCGGCATCACCGTCGGGGACAACCCGAACACGGTGGCCCGACGCATCATGACCCGCACCGAGGGAGCGTTCAACGGTGGCCTCGCCCGGGCCGCCCGCATCGCCCGAACCGAAATGCTCGACGCCGGCCGGGCCGCCAGCCGTGCCAGTGCACAAGTCAACCGGGACCTCATCACCGCCCGCATCTGGATCGCATCACTCGACTCCCGGACCTGCGGATCCTGTCTCGCCCAGCACGGCACGGAATGGCCGGTCGATCAGTTCGGCCCCGAGGACCACCAGCAGGGCCGGTGCACGTTCGTGGACAAGACCAAGACCTGGGCGGAGCTCGGCTTCACCGGCATTGAGGACGACGAGCCCGACCGGCCTGCCGAGCGAGACGACTGGTGGAACAGCCTCACCGAAGAGACCCAGGACCGCGCCCTCGGCAAGACCCGGGCCGACCTACTCCGCAACGGGGATGTCACCTGGGCGGACCTATCCACTCGCCACGAGAGCCCCGACTGGCGGCCGTCCTACAGCCTCACCCCAGTGAAAGACCTACTCCCCCAGTAG
- a CDS encoding DUF2190 family protein, with protein MAKNMRLPEALHISLPVPAYVVPGSPVAVGAFRGIAQTERFPDGTATVWLNGSADVTVTGAVANVGDPVYITAATGALTTTATDNLLFGFALATKAAAAGPVEVSLLNGPAQA; from the coding sequence GTGGCCAAGAACATGCGCCTCCCCGAGGCACTGCACATCTCCCTGCCCGTCCCCGCCTACGTCGTCCCCGGTTCCCCTGTGGCCGTCGGCGCCTTCCGCGGCATCGCCCAGACCGAACGATTCCCCGACGGCACCGCCACCGTGTGGCTCAACGGCTCCGCTGACGTCACCGTCACCGGCGCCGTCGCCAACGTCGGAGACCCGGTGTACATCACCGCCGCCACCGGCGCACTCACCACCACCGCCACGGACAACCTCCTGTTCGGCTTCGCACTGGCCACCAAGGCCGCCGCTGCCGGACCGGTCGAAGTCTCCCTGCTCAACGGCCCGGCACAGGCCTGA
- a CDS encoding DUF6093 family protein, with the protein MVGLPNHQVIPPEWQQHHRPVAESTMTGLCRVHGADAPPVWPDVEPSPGPAYASDVPCRVQQRTGEREAEVVSQDVSTREYLVTLPLSRMPDLTVTGSGPYITVTGYKPGHDGDPHLIGRRLKVTSIQRGTLVWERDLTCLDDLTQGGG; encoded by the coding sequence ATGGTAGGCCTCCCGAATCACCAGGTCATCCCACCGGAGTGGCAACAACACCATAGGCCTGTTGCCGAGTCCACCATGACAGGGCTTTGTCGGGTTCATGGTGCCGACGCCCCGCCGGTATGGCCGGACGTAGAGCCCAGCCCCGGTCCTGCGTACGCCAGTGACGTGCCCTGCCGTGTGCAGCAACGCACCGGCGAACGCGAGGCCGAGGTCGTCTCTCAAGACGTGAGCACCCGTGAGTACCTCGTGACCCTGCCACTTTCACGGATGCCGGACTTGACCGTCACGGGCTCAGGCCCGTACATCACCGTCACCGGGTACAAGCCCGGCCACGACGGTGACCCGCACCTGATCGGACGCCGCCTCAAGGTCACGTCCATCCAGCGCGGAACTCTCGTCTGGGAGCGTGACCTCACCTGCCTGGACGACCTCACCCAGGGCGGTGGCTGA